A region of Ferruginibacter albus DNA encodes the following proteins:
- a CDS encoding efflux RND transporter permease subunit, translated as MENFFLSHKNPLSVLLAIIIAGGILVYGKMQTTLFPEITFPKIKIIADGGLQPADKMMVNVTRPLENAIRQIPNLKTIRSTTSRGSCEIAAFIDWDADVDLSQQRIESKINEIKNVLPPDLGITVEKMNPSILPVMGYTLESHTKSPIELKELANFTIKPFLSQVDGVSEIRIIGGKTKEYWLQLNVQKMSTLSITPDAVSNALNQTNFIKSNGYLSDYRYLYLTVTDATVHDKEDIKNIILSNDGKRIIQLKDIADVEVKEAVEFTRINANGREAVLVAVIKQPNANLINISQGIESKISALKNILPKDVSIQPYYVQADFVKDSVKSVNDSLWIGLVLAIIVAIIFLRSLKASATILITIPVTLALTLIVLYAIGYTLNIMTLGAIAAAIGLIIDDAIVVVEQIHRTHEEHPEEPTNSLLQRSINYLFPAMVGSSLSTIVIFIPFLLMSGVAGAYFKVLTDTMIITLICSFFVTWLGLPVIYLLLTKNSHSNSRVPVAHPVKTQRWVSFFILKPYLSFIIIALFAGLIWFIFPRLQTGFLPEMDEGSIVLDYSSPPGTSLEETDHMLQEMEKVIVKIPEVEAYSRRTGTQMGFFITEPNTGDYLIQLKKNRTKSTDEVINDIRTKVEAIEPAMRIDFGQVIGDMLGDLMTSVQPIEIKVFGNDPQQLQQLAKQIAEVTSNVKGTADVFDGIVITGPSISIEPDNTKLAQFGITPANLQLQLQTAMEGSVVSNVLEKEQSISVRLLFQGNRKLSVTDIDHLQIFLPTGKLIPITSLATVKISTGDAEIERENLQSMGVISARLDSRDLGSVMKEIQKNIAANISLPQGYHISYGGAYAEQQQSFTELLTILLTSSLLVFGVILFLFKDFKIALTILLIAVLGIAGSYAALYLTGTPLNVGSYTGLIMIVGIIGENAIFTFLQFRESHKTRSVDDSIVYSISTRLRPKLMTALGAIIALMPLALGIGTGAQLHQPLAIAVIGGFIAALPLLLIVLPSMIRLWYNKHSK; from the coding sequence ATGGAAAACTTTTTCCTTTCACATAAAAATCCGCTTTCCGTACTGCTTGCTATAATAATTGCAGGCGGCATATTGGTATATGGAAAAATGCAGACCACTTTATTTCCGGAAATAACTTTTCCTAAAATAAAAATAATAGCGGATGGTGGCTTACAGCCCGCTGATAAAATGATGGTGAATGTTACAAGGCCATTGGAAAATGCTATTCGACAAATACCTAACCTAAAAACTATTCGCAGTACTACAAGCCGTGGTAGTTGCGAGATTGCAGCATTTATTGATTGGGATGCTGATGTGGATTTAAGTCAGCAAAGGATTGAATCTAAAATCAATGAGATAAAGAATGTATTACCTCCTGACCTTGGCATCACTGTTGAAAAGATGAATCCATCTATTTTACCGGTGATGGGTTATACATTAGAAAGTCATACAAAGTCGCCAATAGAATTAAAAGAGCTGGCAAATTTTACCATTAAACCTTTTCTTTCGCAGGTAGATGGTGTTTCGGAGATACGCATTATTGGCGGCAAAACAAAAGAGTATTGGTTGCAACTGAATGTACAAAAAATGAGTACATTATCTATTACTCCTGATGCTGTTTCTAATGCATTGAATCAAACCAATTTCATTAAATCAAATGGGTATTTATCGGATTATCGCTATCTATATCTTACTGTTACCGATGCTACCGTTCACGATAAAGAAGATATTAAGAATATCATTTTAAGTAACGATGGAAAAAGAATTATACAATTAAAAGATATTGCTGATGTAGAAGTGAAAGAAGCGGTGGAGTTTACTCGTATCAATGCAAATGGAAGAGAAGCAGTACTGGTCGCAGTTATCAAACAGCCTAATGCTAATCTTATTAATATCTCCCAGGGTATAGAAAGTAAAATATCAGCATTAAAGAATATTCTTCCCAAAGATGTATCTATTCAACCTTATTATGTACAGGCTGATTTTGTAAAAGATTCTGTAAAAAGTGTGAACGATTCTTTGTGGATAGGATTGGTGCTTGCGATTATAGTTGCTATTATTTTTCTTCGGTCTTTAAAAGCAAGTGCTACTATTCTAATTACGATACCTGTTACGCTGGCGTTGACATTAATAGTATTATATGCTATAGGATATACATTAAACATAATGACGCTTGGCGCTATTGCAGCAGCCATTGGTTTAATAATAGATGATGCGATAGTAGTAGTAGAGCAGATTCATCGTACACACGAGGAGCATCCCGAAGAACCTACCAACTCTTTGCTACAACGGTCCATTAATTATTTATTCCCCGCAATGGTTGGATCGTCGCTCAGTACCATTGTTATTTTTATTCCATTTTTATTAATGAGTGGTGTTGCAGGTGCTTATTTTAAAGTATTGACAGACACTATGATCATTACCTTGATCTGTTCATTTTTTGTAACATGGTTAGGCTTGCCGGTTATCTATCTGCTGTTGACAAAAAATAGCCATTCTAATTCAAGAGTTCCTGTCGCACATCCGGTAAAAACACAACGATGGGTATCTTTTTTTATTCTTAAACCTTATCTCAGCTTTATTATTATAGCTTTATTTGCAGGACTTATCTGGTTTATATTTCCAAGATTACAAACAGGATTTTTGCCTGAGATGGATGAAGGCAGCATTGTGCTTGATTATAGTTCACCGCCGGGAACATCCTTAGAAGAAACAGATCATATGCTTCAGGAAATGGAAAAAGTAATTGTAAAGATTCCTGAAGTAGAAGCCTACTCAAGACGTACAGGTACGCAAATGGGTTTTTTTATTACAGAACCCAATACGGGAGACTATTTAATACAATTAAAAAAGAACAGAACTAAAAGTACGGATGAAGTTATCAATGATATACGTACTAAAGTAGAGGCGATAGAACCAGCCATGCGTATCGATTTTGGGCAGGTGATAGGAGACATGTTAGGTGACCTGATGACCTCGGTTCAACCAATAGAAATAAAAGTATTTGGCAATGATCCTCAGCAATTGCAACAATTGGCAAAACAAATAGCCGAAGTTACAAGCAATGTAAAAGGAACGGCTGATGTATTTGATGGTATTGTAATAACCGGGCCTTCCATAAGCATTGAACCGGATAATACAAAGCTTGCGCAGTTTGGTATTACACCTGCCAACCTGCAATTGCAATTGCAAACCGCAATGGAAGGTAGTGTGGTAAGTAATGTTTTAGAGAAAGAACAAAGCATCTCAGTACGATTATTATTCCAGGGGAATAGAAAACTAAGTGTAACGGATATTGATCATTTACAAATATTTTTACCAACCGGAAAACTCATCCCTATTACATCATTGGCAACTGTAAAAATAAGTACCGGTGATGCCGAGATAGAAAGAGAAAATCTTCAATCGATGGGAGTTATAAGCGCAAGGCTTGATAGTCGTGATTTGGGGAGCGTTATGAAAGAGATTCAGAAAAATATAGCTGCCAATATTAGTTTGCCGCAAGGTTATCATATTTCTTACGGCGGTGCTTATGCTGAGCAACAACAATCTTTCACAGAGTTATTAACGATATTGCTCACATCGAGCTTATTGGTATTCGGGGTAATACTTTTTCTTTTTAAAGATTTCAAAATTGCTCTAACTATTTTGCTGATTGCTGTTTTGGGTATTGCCGGAAGTTATGCAGCCTTATATTTAACAGGCACGCCATTAAATGTGGGAAGTTATACCGGCTTAATTATGATAGTAGGTATTATTGGGGAGAATGCCATTTTTACTTTTCTGCAATTCAGAGAGTCGCATAAAACAAGATCGGTGGATGACTCGATTGTTTATTCTATATCTACAAGACTTCGCCCTAAATTAATGACAGCATTGGGTGCTATCATTGCATTGATGCCGCTGGCATTAGGAATAGGAACAGGTGCTCAGCTGCACCAGCCATTAGCAATTGCTGTTATTGGCGGGTTTATAGCCGCACTGCCTTTATTATTGATCGTATTGCCAAGCATGATACGTTTATGGTATAACAAACATTCAAAATAA
- a CDS encoding efflux RND transporter periplasmic adaptor subunit → MQKLVTLYLLLMIACFNSCKPKDSVQEDASVESRTPVTITSISSAPMEDYVELNATSSFLQKWMVRANATGYLQLANVSLNKYVAKGQNLFSIKTKEAQSIGNSISILDSTFKFSGVNTIKAEESGFISQIDHQSGEYVQDGEQLAVITDTKSFAFLLDMPYELRPYLLNKKSLEINLPDGEKLTGIISGNMPTMDAASQTQKIILKINVSHPIPENLIAKVRVIKSSKNNTSSLPRAAVLTDETQSDFWVMKMIDSTTAVKVPVKKGIETTDKIEILSPVFSSTDKILLTGNYSLPDTAKVQIIQ, encoded by the coding sequence ATGCAAAAACTTGTTACGCTATATCTATTGTTAATGATTGCTTGCTTTAACTCCTGCAAACCAAAAGATTCTGTGCAGGAAGATGCATCAGTTGAATCGAGAACACCAGTAACCATTACTTCTATCAGCAGTGCGCCAATGGAAGATTATGTAGAACTGAATGCAACTTCTTCTTTTTTGCAAAAATGGATGGTGAGAGCAAATGCTACAGGTTATCTTCAATTGGCAAATGTTTCATTGAATAAGTATGTGGCAAAAGGACAAAACTTATTCAGCATTAAAACCAAAGAAGCACAAAGTATTGGTAATAGCATCAGCATATTGGACTCGACATTTAAATTCTCCGGCGTAAATACTATTAAGGCAGAAGAAAGCGGTTTTATTTCTCAAATAGATCATCAATCGGGGGAGTATGTACAGGATGGCGAACAATTAGCTGTTATTACTGATACCAAGAGTTTTGCATTTTTGTTGGATATGCCCTATGAACTTCGCCCCTATCTTTTAAATAAAAAGTCCTTAGAGATTAATTTGCCTGATGGAGAAAAGCTAACGGGCATTATAAGCGGCAATATGCCTACAATGGATGCTGCTTCGCAAACGCAAAAAATAATTTTAAAAATAAATGTTTCCCATCCCATTCCGGAAAACCTTATAGCAAAAGTAAGAGTGATAAAATCTTCTAAAAACAATACATCTTCTTTACCAAGAGCGGCTGTATTAACCGATGAAACGCAAAGCGATTTTTGGGTAATGAAAATGATAGATAGTACTACTGCTGTAAAAGTCCCTGTAAAAAAAGGAATTGAAACAACTGATAAAATAGAAATATTATCACCTGTTTTTTCATCAACGGACAAAATATTGTTGACAGGGAATTATTCATTACCGGATACTGCAAAGGTTCAGATCATACAATAA
- a CDS encoding TolC family protein yields MKQKLSITFFYIIISLSCFSQNKTLEYFINQAVENSPLLQDYQNQVLSATYDSQLVRAANKLQVNGSSTNVYAPVINGYGYDAAITNGGNYNALISVNKQLNNAKNISAQLQDIQLQNKDISNTIKISEQDLKRTIIGQYITTYTDQMKVGFNKNIYALLLKEDSILKKLTKSNVYKQVDYLSFLVTLQQQQLQLKQLVIQFKNDYATLNYLSGINDTSSTALDYPDISLKSLPDVNNSIFFKKFEIDSLRLVNNKAIVTNAYRAKINVFADAGYNSTLAYSAYKNFGTSFGISAIIPIYDGKQRKLQYNKITIQERTRQNYQSFFTKQYRQQVDQLLQQLNTTDDLLISINEQLRYSQSLIDVNEKLLEVGEVRITDYILALNNYINAKDLITQNNMSRLQIINQLNYWNR; encoded by the coding sequence ATGAAGCAAAAATTAAGCATTACTTTTTTTTATATCATAATAAGCCTTAGCTGCTTTTCTCAAAATAAAACACTGGAATATTTTATAAATCAGGCAGTGGAGAATAGTCCCTTGTTACAGGATTATCAAAACCAGGTCTTATCTGCTACTTATGATAGCCAGTTGGTACGTGCAGCAAACAAGCTACAGGTAAATGGTAGCAGCACGAATGTATACGCGCCTGTTATAAACGGTTATGGATATGATGCTGCTATAACCAATGGAGGTAATTATAACGCGTTAATAAGCGTGAACAAACAACTGAACAACGCAAAAAATATTTCTGCTCAACTACAGGATATTCAATTACAGAATAAAGACATTAGCAATACCATTAAAATTTCGGAACAAGATTTAAAACGCACCATTATCGGTCAATATATAACAACTTATACGGATCAGATGAAGGTTGGTTTCAATAAAAATATTTACGCTTTACTTTTAAAAGAAGATAGCATTTTAAAAAAGCTAACTAAAAGCAATGTTTATAAACAGGTTGATTACCTTTCTTTCCTGGTAACCTTACAGCAACAACAATTACAATTGAAGCAGTTGGTTATTCAATTTAAAAACGATTATGCAACACTTAATTACTTAAGTGGTATCAATGATACTTCTTCTACAGCACTAGACTATCCCGATATAAGCTTGAAGAGTTTACCGGATGTTAACAACTCTATCTTTTTTAAAAAGTTTGAGATAGACAGTTTGCGTTTAGTTAATAACAAAGCAATCGTAACAAATGCGTATCGTGCTAAAATAAATGTATTTGCAGATGCAGGCTACAATTCTACGTTAGCATACAGCGCCTATAAAAACTTTGGAACAAGCTTTGGTATTAGTGCGATTATTCCTATTTATGATGGTAAGCAACGAAAACTACAGTATAATAAAATAACCATTCAGGAAAGGACAAGGCAGAATTACCAATCCTTTTTTACCAAACAATATCGGCAACAGGTTGATCAATTGTTGCAACAATTGAATACAACAGACGATCTGCTTATTTCTATTAATGAGCAATTAAGATACTCACAATCCCTTATTGATGTAAATGAAAAATTATTAGAAGTTGGAGAAGTAAGGATCACCGATTATATCCTTGCTCTGAATAATTACATAAACGCAAAAGATCTTATCACACAAAATAATATGAGCCGCCTTCAAATCATTAATCAGCTTAATTACTGGAACCGGTAA
- a CDS encoding PepSY-like domain-containing protein, with protein sequence MKKIILLVMISLTTSIAIAQKISASNVPETVKASFNKLFSGINAKWEKENGNYEAAFKQKGKDMAATFTPDGNYLESETAIKTSELPSASVTYLQQNYKEQKIKGAEKISKADGTINYEAEVNGVDVLFDSDGKFIKEEKD encoded by the coding sequence ATGAAAAAGATAATTTTATTGGTAATGATATCGCTTACAACATCGATCGCCATTGCTCAAAAAATAAGTGCCTCAAATGTACCAGAAACTGTAAAGGCTTCTTTTAATAAATTATTTTCGGGTATTAACGCTAAATGGGAAAAAGAAAACGGGAATTATGAAGCGGCTTTTAAACAGAAAGGTAAAGATATGGCTGCTACATTTACACCAGATGGGAATTATCTTGAATCGGAAACAGCTATAAAGACTTCTGAGCTACCTTCCGCTTCTGTAACTTATCTACAACAAAATTACAAAGAACAAAAGATTAAAGGAGCAGAAAAGATCAGTAAGGCGGATGGTACAATAAATTATGAAGCTGAAGTAAATGGTGTAGATGTACTATTCGATTCCGATGGGAAATTTATTAAAGAAGAAAAAGATTAA
- the rseP gene encoding RIP metalloprotease RseP produces MTLLAINWGNAGMQIFYLVLSLSILVILHEFGHYITARWFKCRVEKFYLFFNPWFSLVKKKIGETEYGIGWLPLGGYVKIAGMIDESMDKEAMKLPPKDYEFRSKPAWQRLIIMLGGIIVNVLLAFVIYSMVLFIWGETKTINSSVAGIWCVDPIMTDSVGLKNGDKVLAVDGKKIEYFEDITKAVLFNGGSTIEVNRNGVDTTIKIPVRILGQLVDRKHSKSALLMPRVPAIVGEFNKEDSSNAKKAGLQHWDKIVKVDSVSMQFMDQIPTYLNNKRNQAVILTVERNKQLINLPAVVNADGRLGIPPLTQMQYDSLKAFKLHIYKPGFFESIPAGFNAAIASLTDYVYQFKLMFNPKTEAYKSLGGFKSIGSVFPTTWGDWEAFWRITGFLSIALAFMNLLPIPALDGGHVVFTLVEMITRRKPSEKFLEYAQIVGMILLFGLMIYANGNDWFGWGRGH; encoded by the coding sequence ATGACGTTATTAGCTATCAATTGGGGAAATGCAGGAATGCAGATCTTTTATCTTGTTCTTTCCTTATCTATTCTTGTAATACTGCACGAGTTTGGACATTATATTACTGCCCGCTGGTTTAAGTGCCGGGTAGAAAAATTCTATTTGTTTTTCAATCCCTGGTTTTCATTGGTAAAAAAGAAAATAGGCGAAACGGAATACGGTATCGGTTGGTTACCCTTAGGCGGCTATGTAAAAATTGCCGGTATGATCGATGAAAGCATGGACAAAGAAGCGATGAAGCTTCCGCCAAAAGACTATGAGTTTCGCAGCAAGCCGGCATGGCAACGTTTAATAATAATGTTAGGGGGGATTATAGTGAATGTGCTGCTGGCATTTGTGATCTATTCAATGGTATTATTTATCTGGGGCGAAACAAAAACGATCAATTCATCTGTTGCAGGTATTTGGTGCGTTGATCCAATAATGACTGATTCGGTTGGATTAAAAAATGGAGATAAAGTACTTGCTGTTGACGGAAAAAAAATAGAGTACTTTGAAGATATTACGAAGGCTGTTTTATTTAATGGAGGAAGCACTATTGAAGTGAATCGAAATGGTGTTGATACAACTATCAAAATTCCTGTCCGCATTTTAGGGCAGCTGGTAGATAGAAAACATTCAAAGTCGGCTTTATTAATGCCCAGGGTTCCTGCTATCGTTGGTGAGTTTAATAAGGAAGATAGCTCTAATGCAAAAAAAGCTGGATTACAACATTGGGACAAGATTGTAAAGGTAGATTCTGTTTCGATGCAATTCATGGATCAAATTCCTACCTACCTAAACAATAAAAGAAACCAGGCTGTTATTCTTACTGTTGAAAGAAATAAACAATTAATAAATCTGCCGGCAGTTGTAAATGCAGATGGAAGATTGGGCATACCCCCGCTTACACAAATGCAATATGATAGTTTGAAAGCTTTCAAACTACATATATACAAACCGGGATTTTTTGAATCTATTCCTGCAGGTTTTAATGCAGCCATAGCATCACTAACAGATTATGTGTACCAGTTTAAGCTAATGTTTAATCCTAAGACAGAAGCCTATAAAAGTTTAGGAGGTTTTAAGTCAATAGGTTCAGTATTTCCTACTACCTGGGGCGATTGGGAAGCGTTTTGGAGAATAACAGGCTTTTTATCTATTGCATTAGCCTTTATGAATTTATTGCCCATTCCTGCATTGGATGGAGGACACGTAGTATTTACTTTAGTAGAAATGATAACCCGTCGTAAGCCAAGTGAGAAATTTTTAGAGTACGCACAAATAGTTGGTATGATCTTATTGTTTGGCTTAATGATCTACGCCAACGGCAATGATTGGTTTGGATGGGGAAGAGGACATTAG
- a CDS encoding 1-deoxy-D-xylulose-5-phosphate reductoisomerase, with product MQKKRIAIFGSTGSIGTQALDVIRVNSDLFEAEILTAQTNDELLIKQALEFNPNAVVIGDEKKYETVKQALSSTNIKVFTGEQALEEVADFDSYDMMLAAIVGFAGLKPTLKAVEKGKAIGLANKETLVVAGDIVMQKAIEKRAPIIPVDSEHSAIFQCLVGEGRNPIEKIILTASGGPFLGKKPNFLVNVKRDHALQHPNWSMGAKITVDSATLMNKGLEMIEAKWLFNLKPEQIQVVVHPQSIIHSMVQFEDGSIKAQMGLPDMKLPIQYAMAFPTRIKNDFPRYDMRRFSSLTFEEPDVKTFRNLALATEALYKNGNMPCILNAANEIAVWAFLRNRIGFLDITAVVEKTMQNVSYIEQPTLDEYFESDGEARNFAASLIKL from the coding sequence ATGCAAAAAAAACGTATTGCAATATTTGGTTCTACTGGATCTATCGGTACACAGGCGCTGGATGTTATCCGTGTTAATAGCGATCTGTTCGAAGCGGAAATTTTAACGGCACAAACCAATGATGAATTACTCATCAAACAGGCGCTGGAATTCAACCCCAATGCAGTGGTCATCGGCGATGAAAAAAAGTACGAGACCGTAAAACAGGCACTATCATCTACCAATATAAAGGTTTTTACAGGTGAGCAAGCATTGGAAGAAGTGGCAGACTTTGACAGCTATGATATGATGCTGGCTGCCATTGTAGGTTTTGCCGGCTTAAAGCCAACACTCAAAGCCGTTGAAAAAGGTAAAGCTATCGGACTTGCAAATAAAGAAACATTGGTTGTTGCAGGCGATATAGTAATGCAAAAAGCCATTGAAAAACGGGCACCGATCATTCCTGTTGACAGCGAACATTCAGCTATTTTTCAATGCCTGGTGGGAGAGGGTAGAAACCCCATAGAGAAAATAATTCTTACGGCGAGCGGAGGTCCTTTCTTAGGCAAAAAACCAAATTTTTTGGTGAATGTAAAACGTGATCATGCGCTGCAACATCCTAACTGGAGCATGGGCGCAAAAATTACGGTTGACTCTGCAACGCTGATGAATAAAGGACTGGAGATGATCGAAGCCAAATGGTTGTTCAATTTAAAGCCCGAGCAAATTCAAGTGGTAGTACATCCGCAAAGTATTATTCACAGCATGGTGCAGTTTGAAGATGGAAGCATAAAAGCACAGATGGGATTACCGGATATGAAACTGCCCATTCAATATGCCATGGCTTTTCCCACACGCATTAAAAACGATTTTCCCCGTTACGATATGCGGCGCTTTTCTTCGCTCACGTTTGAAGAGCCCGATGTTAAAACTTTCAGAAATTTGGCGTTGGCAACAGAAGCCTTGTATAAGAACGGGAATATGCCTTGCATTCTCAATGCTGCCAACGAAATTGCAGTATGGGCCTTTCTTCGCAACCGCATCGGTTTTTTAGATATTACTGCCGTGGTGGAAAAAACCATGCAAAATGTCTCGTATATCGAGCAGCCAACACTCGATGAATATTTTGAAAGCGATGGGGAAGCACGTAATTTTGCGGCTTCATTAATTAAATTATAA